One Defluviimonas sp. SAOS-178_SWC DNA window includes the following coding sequences:
- a CDS encoding saccharopine dehydrogenase family protein — translation MRIHWCGTGLSSRPGLRRLILAGHPVTVWNLPVAAAVEAVGDISKEIRAMEPGALEDALLPGDIVVSMLPADLHAGLARHCVAHNVHFVSSSYISPEMRELDEPARQAGVAVVNEVGLDPGIDHLMAHDLVAAYRASKAYDRDNVLFFTSYCGGVPARPNAFRYKFSWSPLGVLRALMAPARSVRDFSELRVAYPWDAVRSYSAPLRQPETFEVYPNRDSVPFIADYHFDPEWKVKEFVRGTLRLNGWADAWAGVFEELALKPSDARLKALSDELWEKFPLAEGEPDRVVLCVSLKADKAGRPVWHRTWVLDAEGDVRGSAMARLVSGTVALAVESVMAREFPVGLHGAPHDPRLVTRWLEEVGHQAQYMRLVDHL, via the coding sequence ATGCGAATTCACTGGTGCGGCACTGGCCTCTCCTCCCGCCCGGGTTTGCGCCGCCTGATCCTCGCGGGCCATCCTGTCACGGTCTGGAACCTGCCCGTTGCGGCGGCGGTCGAGGCGGTCGGCGACATCTCCAAGGAGATCCGCGCGATGGAGCCGGGCGCGCTTGAAGACGCGCTGTTGCCCGGCGATATTGTCGTCTCCATGTTGCCGGCCGACCTGCATGCTGGCCTCGCCCGGCATTGCGTGGCCCACAATGTGCATTTCGTGTCGTCGAGCTACATCTCCCCCGAGATGCGCGAACTGGATGAGCCCGCGCGGCAGGCCGGGGTGGCGGTGGTGAACGAGGTCGGGCTCGATCCGGGGATCGACCATCTGATGGCGCACGACCTTGTCGCGGCCTACCGGGCGTCGAAAGCCTATGATCGCGACAACGTTCTGTTCTTCACCTCCTATTGCGGCGGCGTGCCGGCGCGGCCGAACGCGTTCCGCTACAAGTTCTCGTGGTCGCCGCTCGGCGTGCTCAGGGCGCTGATGGCGCCGGCGCGGTCGGTCAGGGACTTTTCCGAGCTTCGGGTGGCGTATCCCTGGGACGCGGTCCGGAGCTACTCCGCACCGCTCAGGCAGCCGGAGACGTTCGAGGTCTATCCGAACCGCGATTCGGTGCCGTTCATCGCGGACTATCACTTCGACCCGGAGTGGAAGGTGAAGGAGTTCGTGCGCGGGACGCTTCGGCTGAACGGCTGGGCGGATGCCTGGGCCGGGGTGTTCGAGGAACTGGCGTTGAAGCCCTCGGACGCGCGGCTGAAGGCATTGTCTGACGAGCTTTGGGAAAAATTCCCGCTCGCGGAGGGGGAACCCGACCGGGTGGTGCTCTGCGTATCCCTGAAGGCGGATAAGGCGGGGAGACCCGTCTGGCACCGGACCTGGGTTCTCGACGCCGAGGGAGACGTCAGGGGCTCGGCGATGGCGCGGCTGGTGTCGGGCACCGTCGCGCTGGCGGTGGAGAGCGTGATGGCGCGGGAATTCCCCGTCGGCCTTCACGGCGCACCGCACGATCCGCGCCTGGTGACGCGGTGGCTGGAGGAGGTGGGCCATCAGGCGCAATACATGCGGCTGGTGGATCACCTCTGA
- a CDS encoding DNA recombination protein RmuC produces MITVNGQTYAFDDPLVLAVLGGAALLLLLFILLIVTLRAASRSARMTEPLGYHLSQLGTRVEALSAGQERLTGGLTHVSEAQAASQTRVLALMEQRLAEVSRGMSESLHGTATRTARSLGELQQRLETIDKAQSNIEKLSGDVLSLQDILSNKQTRGAFGEIQLNDLVRKAMPPDAFTMQATLSNGRRADCLIHLPNPPGPIVIDSKFPLEAYEALRRAENQSQLIEAQRMLRIAVRNHIKAIAERYILDGETADGALMFLPSEAVYAELHANFPELVREGFAVKVWIVSPTTCMATLNTMRAVLKDARMREQAGAIRTTLRQLHRDVELVVERVDKLSTHFNQARGDLDGITTAAERAGKRAAKLDNFDFEELAPEDGTPRVVPLTKP; encoded by the coding sequence ATGATCACCGTGAACGGACAGACCTACGCTTTCGACGACCCGCTCGTCCTCGCTGTTCTTGGGGGGGCGGCGCTTCTGTTGCTGCTGTTCATCCTGTTGATCGTGACGCTCCGCGCCGCGTCCCGCTCCGCCCGGATGACGGAACCCCTCGGTTATCACCTCAGCCAGCTCGGCACCCGGGTCGAGGCGCTCTCCGCCGGGCAGGAGCGCTTGACCGGTGGTCTCACCCATGTTTCCGAAGCGCAGGCTGCGTCCCAGACCAGGGTCCTCGCGCTGATGGAACAGCGCTTGGCCGAGGTCTCGCGCGGGATGAGCGAAAGCCTGCATGGCACCGCCACCCGCACCGCCCGATCGCTCGGCGAATTGCAGCAGCGGCTGGAGACCATCGACAAGGCGCAGTCGAATATCGAGAAGCTGTCGGGTGACGTGCTGTCCTTGCAGGACATCCTGTCGAACAAACAGACCCGCGGCGCATTTGGCGAGATCCAGTTGAACGATCTCGTCCGGAAGGCGATGCCGCCCGACGCCTTCACCATGCAGGCGACGCTGTCGAACGGCCGGCGTGCCGACTGCCTGATCCACCTGCCGAACCCGCCCGGCCCCATCGTCATCGACTCGAAGTTCCCGTTGGAAGCCTACGAGGCGTTGCGCCGGGCCGAGAACCAGTCGCAGCTGATCGAGGCGCAGCGCATGCTGCGCATCGCCGTCCGCAACCACATCAAGGCCATCGCCGAGCGCTACATCCTCGACGGCGAGACTGCCGACGGTGCGCTGATGTTCCTGCCCTCCGAGGCGGTCTATGCGGAGTTGCACGCGAATTTTCCCGAGCTTGTGCGCGAAGGCTTCGCGGTCAAGGTCTGGATCGTCTCGCCGACGACCTGCATGGCGACGCTGAACACGATGCGGGCGGTCCTGAAGGACGCGCGGATGCGCGAGCAGGCCGGCGCGATCCGCACGACGCTGCGCCAGCTTCACCGCGATGTGGAACTGGTGGTGGAGCGGGTCGACAAGCTCTCTACCCATTTCAACCAGGCGCGGGGCGATCTCGACGGCATCACGACCGCCGCCGAACGCGCTGGAAAGCGGGCGGCGAAGCTCGACAATTTCGATTTCGAGGAACTGGCGCCCGAGGACGGGACGCCAAGGGTCGTGCCGCTGACGAAGCCCTGA
- a CDS encoding PAS-domain containing protein has product MNREDVCAKLTQAGLNLIQQALSIFDRDLRLAVSNRQYRLMFDLPDELTRPGTSFEDTIRYLVLRGEYGEVEDVEDAVRLRVDQARTFSPHYMERRRANGRMISVEGSPLQQGGWVTVYTDITGIKAQEALLRARSEELSEELLAHAERLAQANRELAATNAALEEAKRELTEMEARTRLVTEMMPAHIAHVGPDLHYTFSNRRLSAIMPGSLSDIVGRPAPEALGAETFARIEPGLRRALKGEANVFEITHAASGRRIRIALTPDHGAGDQIQGVYALSMDVTEEAQARAALSQSSKRELAAQLTSGLAHDFANLLTIILGLQGRLQRLPGLPAGAGELSRATLAAARRGGTLLDRIASISGPREIRPQPTDLAALLADLRIMAGPSLPEGIGLDILVAELPGPVLLDSGSLQDSLLNLILNAKDAIGGGAGRITLTARPVRDTWLEISVADTGPGFSEKALRHGLDPFFTTKGGEGSGLGLSMVYDHTKLSGGTVKLTNRAEGGAKVTLRLPLRQAGTKRAEPLLVLLVEDTEEIRTDVREMLRGLGHNVIEAASADEAAELVDLPGLDLILSDIGLPGGTNGIDFAQGLIGRGHPARIVLMTSLPPGDALRSRAGAIPVLTKPFTIDDLAGFLARKEAA; this is encoded by the coding sequence ATGAACCGGGAAGACGTGTGCGCAAAACTGACGCAGGCCGGGCTGAACCTCATTCAGCAGGCGCTTTCGATCTTCGACCGCGACCTCCGGCTTGCCGTCTCGAACCGGCAATACCGGCTGATGTTCGACCTGCCCGACGAACTGACCCGGCCCGGCACCTCGTTCGAGGACACGATCCGCTACCTCGTCCTGCGCGGCGAATATGGCGAGGTGGAGGATGTCGAGGACGCCGTGCGCCTTCGGGTCGATCAGGCCCGCACCTTCAGCCCGCATTACATGGAGCGCCGCCGCGCCAACGGCCGCATGATTTCCGTCGAAGGGTCCCCCTTGCAGCAAGGCGGCTGGGTCACCGTCTATACCGACATCACCGGGATCAAGGCGCAGGAGGCGCTTCTGCGGGCCCGGTCGGAAGAGTTGTCGGAGGAGCTTCTGGCCCATGCCGAGCGGCTGGCGCAGGCCAACCGGGAACTTGCCGCCACCAACGCCGCGCTGGAGGAGGCGAAGCGCGAACTGACCGAGATGGAAGCCCGCACCCGGCTCGTGACCGAGATGATGCCGGCCCATATCGCCCATGTCGGGCCGGACCTGCATTACACGTTCTCGAACCGCCGGCTTTCGGCGATCATGCCCGGCAGCCTTTCCGACATCGTCGGCCGCCCGGCGCCCGAAGCGCTCGGGGCGGAGACCTTCGCCAGGATCGAACCGGGCCTCCGCCGGGCGCTGAAGGGTGAAGCGAATGTGTTCGAGATCACCCACGCCGCGTCCGGCCGGCGTATCCGCATCGCGCTGACGCCCGACCACGGGGCGGGCGATCAGATCCAGGGTGTCTACGCCCTGTCAATGGATGTCACCGAAGAGGCGCAGGCACGCGCCGCGCTGAGCCAGAGTTCGAAGCGGGAACTCGCGGCGCAGTTGACGTCCGGCCTCGCCCACGACTTCGCCAACCTCTTGACGATCATCCTCGGGCTTCAAGGCAGGCTTCAGCGGCTGCCCGGCCTTCCGGCAGGCGCGGGGGAACTTTCGCGCGCGACGCTCGCGGCTGCCCGGCGCGGCGGCACGCTGCTTGACCGCATCGCGTCGATTTCCGGGCCGCGTGAAATCCGGCCGCAACCGACCGACCTCGCGGCCCTGCTGGCCGATCTGCGGATCATGGCCGGCCCGTCGCTGCCCGAGGGCATCGGCCTCGATATTCTCGTCGCGGAACTTCCGGGGCCTGTGCTGCTCGATTCCGGGTCGTTGCAGGATTCGCTCCTCAATCTCATTCTGAATGCGAAAGATGCGATCGGCGGCGGCGCCGGGCGGATCACACTGACGGCGCGGCCGGTGCGCGATACCTGGCTCGAAATCTCGGTCGCCGATACCGGGCCCGGCTTTTCCGAGAAAGCGCTCCGGCACGGGCTCGATCCGTTCTTCACCACAAAGGGCGGCGAAGGCTCCGGGCTCGGACTGTCCATGGTGTACGATCACACCAAGCTTTCCGGCGGAACGGTGAAACTGACGAACCGCGCCGAGGGTGGCGCGAAGGTCACGCTGCGACTGCCGCTTCGGCAAGCCGGGACCAAGCGCGCGGAGCCGCTTCTTGTCCTTCTCGTCGAGGATACAGAGGAGATCCGTACCGACGTCCGCGAGATGCTGCGCGGGCTCGGCCACAACGTGATCGAGGCGGCGAGCGCGGATGAGGCGGCCGAGCTTGTCGACCTGCCGGGGCTTGACCTGATCCTGTCCGATATTGGCTTGCCCGGCGGCACGAACGGCATCGACTTCGCACAGGGCCTGATCGGGCGGGGCCATCCGGCGCGAATCGTCCTGATGACATCGCTGCCACCCGGTGATGCGCTCCGGTCCCGTGCGGGGGCCATCCCGGTCCTGACCAAACCCTTCACCATCGACGACCTCGCCGGATTCCTTGCCCGGAAGGAGGCCGCATGA
- a CDS encoding histidine phosphatase family protein, with amino-acid sequence MTEITLIRHGQANSGARNEEDYDRLSPLGRQQAEWLGAHLRATGGFERLISGTLRRQEETAAALNLDGRPHHRDARLNELDYFGLSHAIQARHGIPFPDSPDAFAAHVPQVLDLWRNGDAGEGHESYDAFRNRVLGAVEDAAGDGAGAVLVTSTGVIATLCALALGLEAVMKARMFLRVMNTSVHRFDYSDGTLHLSQFGAIPHLDHPDRHAARTHF; translated from the coding sequence ATGACGGAAATCACGCTCATCCGGCACGGGCAGGCCAACAGCGGCGCCCGAAACGAGGAAGACTACGATCGGCTCTCTCCGCTCGGCCGGCAACAGGCGGAATGGCTGGGCGCGCATCTGCGCGCGACGGGCGGCTTCGAGCGGCTGATCTCGGGCACGCTGCGGCGGCAGGAGGAGACGGCGGCGGCGCTGAACCTCGACGGCCGGCCGCATCACCGTGACGCGCGGCTGAACGAGCTGGACTATTTTGGCCTGTCCCACGCGATCCAGGCCCGCCACGGCATCCCCTTCCCCGACAGCCCCGACGCCTTCGCCGCGCATGTTCCGCAGGTGCTCGACCTTTGGCGGAATGGCGATGCCGGCGAGGGGCATGAAAGCTACGATGCGTTTCGCAACCGGGTCCTCGGTGCCGTCGAAGACGCGGCCGGGGACGGGGCGGGCGCGGTTCTCGTCACCTCGACCGGGGTGATCGCCACGCTCTGCGCGCTGGCGCTGGGGCTCGAGGCGGTGATGAAGGCGCGGATGTTTCTCAGGGTGATGAACACCTCCGTCCACCGCTTCGACTACAGCGACGGCACGCTTCACCTCAGCCAGTTCGGCGCGATACCGCATCTTGACCACCCCGATCGCCACGCCGCGCGGACCCATTTCTGA
- a CDS encoding response regulator transcription factor codes for MTAAQDSRAHVAILDDEPEIRRMLSDALEEAGFRTSAYARATEFEAALKRTAPDVCLVDLGLPDRDGLALVHRLALESGAAIIIISGRAQVQDRVTGLELGADDYIIKPFDPAEVVARIRARLRKGRNDADRTASVAHFAGWTAYFDRYVLVGDTGEEVPFSHAEGEVLRLFLDSPKRLISRAQMQENLGGAAGDSFDRAMDVRISRLRTKLGEDPKNPRLIKTIYGAGYIFLGDVRWG; via the coding sequence ATGACCGCCGCCCAAGACAGCCGAGCCCATGTCGCGATCCTCGACGACGAGCCGGAGATCCGGCGGATGCTCTCGGACGCGCTGGAGGAGGCGGGGTTCCGCACCTCCGCCTATGCCCGTGCGACGGAGTTCGAGGCGGCGCTGAAACGCACCGCGCCCGATGTCTGTCTTGTCGATCTCGGCCTGCCGGACCGCGACGGCCTCGCGCTCGTCCACCGACTGGCGCTCGAATCCGGGGCCGCGATCATCATCATCTCGGGCCGGGCACAGGTGCAGGACCGGGTGACGGGGCTGGAACTTGGCGCCGACGACTACATCATCAAACCCTTCGACCCGGCCGAAGTCGTGGCGCGCATTCGCGCGCGTCTGAGGAAAGGTCGCAACGATGCGGACCGCACGGCTTCCGTCGCGCATTTCGCCGGCTGGACCGCCTATTTCGACCGTTACGTCCTGGTGGGCGACACCGGAGAGGAAGTGCCGTTCAGCCATGCCGAGGGCGAGGTTCTGCGGCTTTTCCTCGACAGCCCGAAGCGGTTGATCTCGCGCGCGCAGATGCAGGAAAACCTGGGCGGCGCCGCGGGCGATAGCTTCGACCGGGCGATGGATGTGCGCATCTCGCGGCTCAGGACCAAGCTGGGCGAAGATCCGAAGAACCCGCGCCTGATCAAGACGATCTACGGGGCGGGTTATATTTTCCTTGGCGACGTGCGCTGGGGTTGA